The window catgtggcatgggcagcttacacatctggaaaggcaccatcaatgctgaaaggtatatccaagttctagaacatatgctcccatccagacgttatctctttcagggaagaccttgcattttccaacatgacaatcccAAACCTACTGCGTCAATTACTTTACTTTTATTGATATGTCAACAATTACAATTTTGCAAAAACTgtcatttgtttcttattttcttaGAAAGCAGAGGTTACACTctctttgtgaaaaaaaaaaaaatatttaaaacatttgcttTCAAAAGTCACTGTCTAAAATTCAAGAAAGAATTACAAAAAATCTTTTAGAaggatgtttgtttttgtgaacatAAAGTTGCATGAGTGAATAGTTTAATTGGACATTTTCACCACAGAAAGATAAGGCTCTAATGAGAGAAGGAAAACCATCATTCAAGAGCAAACCTGGTTCTCGATGTTCACACATTTTTATTCTTGTAAATAGTATTCTTTTATCAATTACTgacaacaataaaatgtttttacattttctgctcATTCGGCACAAACTATAGTATGGGCCCAAAAAAGTTGTGGATATAAACCTCTTTTCAAACCATATATTAATCAGACGTATTGGTAACATGAACTGCATATGCATGTAAAACAGATGCATCATTAATTTGTGACATATAGAATTAATAACTAATAAAGAATTAACTTAAAGAATTAACTGCTGTGAATAAAGACTGAGTAAAGAGTTGATTTTTCACAATTTAGCTGTGAACTTCTCCCTTAATTGATAGACAACAGAGTGAGCTTCATCAAAGGAGTCCGAGAGCGCTGACTGGACTCGACTCCTCCAGCTCAGAAGTTTGGGTCTGTCCTTCAGAACGTCCCTCCCACTACACAAGGGCTGAAAGAGACGATCAAATGGACTGATGTAGACTCATGTGCATGCAGAATTGTGCATTAAGTATTCAATTCTGTCTAAATGAAGGATGCATAACAGCCTCTAAATGCAATTAACCTCACAGTATGTTCAGCTTACCTGCATGAGCTCACAAACTGCTAACAGGTCAGCCAATGAGATGTCGTCCCCGCACAGGAAGGCCTGTCTCTTCAGAAACATGTTTTCTAGCATGTCCAGTGTGCCATCCAGGTCTGCCAGCGCCTTTTCAAACTTCACAGGATTTTTCGGCTGTCCCATCATTGGAAATATAACCTGTACAGGAAAagaagtcaaaataaataaactcactgcttaaaatttcgtgtcaactAGCCACATTTTAAACACTACCTCTTGCAGGAAAACTGTGGCAGCATGTATACGTGTGTTCATATGATGCCAGGCTGTGTACTCATCCACTCGGGCTCTCTTCTCTGGTAGTTTGGGATACCAGTGATCAGGGACATTGTAGGTTGTTGCCAGATACTTCAATATGGCATCACTGTCACCAAGAAGAGTTAATAATAGAAACAACAATTCAAATTTCACATATTAAAAAACTACTACTCCTACTAATAGCAATCATTTCAAATTATAAAATGACAGATgtccaaattttattttaaacaaaggtTTCCTCTTTTTACAAGTACAATACCTTTCAGTAAGGATGAATCCATTGTCGTCCAACACTGGCACTTTTTGCATGGGGTTGAGTTTGGTGAACTCGGGTGTTTTCTGCTGCCCTACAGTTCCATGGTGAAAATTAATTTAAGATGAAGTTTAAATAATACAATGCATACAAAGTTCTGAAACAAATATAGAAGGGCAATGCAAATCTGTAGGACAACCTTTGTACAGTCTTGGATTCAAGCCATCTGGACTTTTACCAATGCACACTGCACTGCTTCCACTGAACTATACACTGACAAAAATGAAGCTCACCTTTTCGTAATGCAATGAGTTCCACCGTATGTGGTATTTTGTTGTGTTTAAGGAATATAAGTAGAGCCCTGCATGGCTGCGACAAGAGGTCTAAGTACGCTTTCACAGCCTGTCTGCCAGCCATAGTCAACCAACTGTAGGCGGGTTCCCCTTTAGACTGAAACAACACTCCTGCTTTGACAAGCGTCACTTCTCTATAGTCCAATCACAAGCTGCTTAAGAAAAACGACACAAAGGTGCCTTCCTTCAAAGCGCGTATAGTGGATCACAAACGCTAAATTAAAACGCCGGGACTGAAAAACAATAGCTATGCGCTTTTGTAATCTTGATAAGATTAAATATTTAGggtagttggggggggggggggggtcacgtAATTCTAAACGATTGATTGGTCGATCCGTTTTAGCGCTGAGTAAAACAACACATATCACGTGAAAGGTGAAAACGCGTTTGACGTTTTTACAGCTGTGCTCTAGTAGCATGTAACGCGTAACGATTTTCCTCTGATTAATGACACGCTGGAAATCAAATAAAAGGtttttcagaaagaaagaaaaaaaggtaaacctttaaaatatcttaagttTGTTAAGTATAAAAGATGTTGTGAAAAGAACTGTGAAAACTACTACTAGGGGAGTGCGGGGCAGGGTTAGTTGTAACACACGTGGTTTGAATATTTCCACTCAATATTTTAAGTATTGTTACCATATCAAGGAataaagaggggaaaaaatgcgggtaaaaaagattttaaaaaatcttttgacGATATCGCTGAATATGTATTTTACCATAGTACTACAAATTCTggcttaagtaaattttttatctcaggtttctttatttatttaaaatgagacaAATCTGCTGTTATTTTAACCTCCAATCTGTTATTTATCAGTTCAGATAGTTTTTAATAACCAGTTTTAAATTCCTCTTGTGCAGATGGGGCACTTTGTAACACTGCGTTACAAATGTGTTATTCTATAACAATAGCGATGTAAAGAACAACAGGTTAATAAACACTGCAGTCGATGTTTAGTCAGTTTAATGTTTAGAAATTATTAGTCAAaacatgtaatgcattttttctcATTTATGTGGTTCCAAGCATTGATTGCAATGAGTTCATTGTCAGAATCTAAAATCagattatttttaattctttaaaaaaaacattattttattaaaaatatatatattattttatcttattaacaaaatatttttagtttgtcatgtatatatatttttttcaaaacgtATACACTGTAATTGTGAAACAAAGCAACATATTTACACTAGACaagtgtaaaattactgtgtatataaaaaaaaattatattcttaacCCCATGTGGATGTACACACTGGGTTGTACTGAGAAAGTCAAAAAGTGTTACTTTGTTCTTTGTTCTCTCCTACTActataagaagaaaaaaacatatatattgtcatcattttctcaaatTGTTTGTTGACTTTAAAATTAAGTGAATTCAAGCTTGATTCAAGCTGTGGTTTTTAGTGCTTTTAATGTATCTGCAAACTTTAAGAAtgttaagaataaaaaatacatgactGTGAAAGATACAAACATTAcctttattgcaaaaaaaaaaaagaatgaattgtTGTTGACAAATAAATTTAAGCATGATTCATTCCGTGATTTCACGAGATGTTTCTTGCTTAAGACTATAATATTGATCCATTTTACagaattagaaataaaaagtCATTACAGAAACCAGTATCATACAAGTACACTTATTCTAATCATACTTTGTAGTATGACTGCATTGAAGTTTAATGATATTCATTTGTATAAAACACATACAAGAAGTAATTCTGTTGAAAGTAACTACTATGATATATGATCGTTTTGAAGACAAATaatatatagtgtatattgtCTTTGTCATAAAGATATTTTCCTGTTTTACATTTCCAAGTATTCTGGCACATTCATACATAAGTACACAGATATTATAAAGCCCTTTAAAATACAGTGctttgtgtattgtgtgtgttttacaaCGGCGTGGACAGTAGAGGGCCCTCAGTCCCATTGACAGCAATGAGCTTCTTTCTAGAGTGAAACTCGCTCTGAATCTCCAGAAAGGTCTTGTTCTTGGTTTCAGGAACCACAAAAAAGATGTAAGTTGCCACCAAGCAACATATAACAAGGAAAACAAGGAAGCAGTACTGCTTAAGTCCATTCTGAAAGAGATTGGCAAAGAAAagtttgttaaaaacaaaacatttaaattccactatgttttttttttataattaaaagtaattaacaaatatcataatttgattgtttttacaGAATCTGCATGGTTAATAAGGTCCTGTATATCGGAGAAATGCAACTGCTATGTGAAACTAACCACCATATGTATGTGGGTAAAAGGAAAGAAGGTGCTGATATATACCACAATAAATGGAAAGATCATTCCAATGAAGAAGAAAGAGATCCAGTTGATTGAGCCACCGATCATGTACGCAGCAGGTCGATCGGTTTGGATAAATAGCTCTGTTGTTAAAATGTTTGTCACACCACCTACAGCACAAAGCACATTGATATTACTGATCAAACTAGTGTATATACCAGTGTTATATAGCCTAACAATACAAGTGTTGAGAGAGAgaagtttttattaatttgctgaaaatgtactcaccctcaggttatTCAAAAattagtttcttcatcagaacatgtTAGAAGAAAATAAGCATTACATCGAATGCTCACTGATGTatcctatgcagtgaatgggtgccatcagaatgagagtccaaacaactgataaatgcATCACAATAACCGACAAGGAATCCACATGATTCCAGTCATTGGACATGGTCTATAGAGGGGTTAATATGAGCTAGACTGCTCTTAGACCAGTGGGCTCTACACTCTTAAAGATAAAGGTGCCTCAGAAGGTTCTTCACagaatgccatagaagaaccatttttggttctacaaagaaccattcagtcaaaggctctttaaagaaccatctctttcttgccttttgtataatctgaagaaccttcttccaCCACAAAGGAACCTTTATGAAACAGAAACGttcttcagatgttttttttatggaataagacaaaaaggttcttctatggcatcatgaagcacctttatttttaagatattatGTTCCACCTTGCACTGTCTGTGACGTGTGCAGAGAAAAGAGGAGTTAAAGACCTCTTTCCATGT of the Carassius gibelio isolate Cgi1373 ecotype wild population from Czech Republic chromosome A5, carGib1.2-hapl.c, whole genome shotgun sequence genome contains:
- the LOC128014238 gene encoding glutathione S-transferase theta-3, with translation MAGRQAVKAYLDLLSQPCRALLIFLKHNKIPHTVELIALRKGQQKTPEFTKLNPMQKVPVLDDNGFILTESDAILKYLATTYNVPDHWYPKLPEKRARVDEYTAWHHMNTRIHAATVFLQEVIFPMMGQPKNPVKFEKALADLDGTLDMLENMFLKRQAFLCGDDISLADLLAVCELMQPLCSGRDVLKDRPKLLSWRSRVQSALSDSFDEAHSVVYQLREKFTAKL